The DNA sequence TCCCGCGTCCGGTCCAGCGGCCGGTCGCCCAGCAACGGGTCGACGCCCGCGAGGAGTTCGGCCCACAGCGTGGTCTCCGCCATGCGCGCCGGGTCCTGGGCGAGCTCGGAGAGCCGCTCGGCCCAGCGGCGGAAGGAGGTGCCGACGGGGGCGAGAGCGGGCTGCCCGCCTTCGGCGAGGGACTGCCACGCCTCGGCCAGGTCGGGCAGCAGGATGCGCCAGGAGACGCCGTCGACCGCGAGGTGGTGCACGACCAGCAGGAGGCGTCCCGCCCGGTCGGGTCCCGCGTCGAACCAGACGGCCCGTACCAGGGAGCCCGCCTCGGGGGACAGGAGTTCGCGTGCGGCCCGCGTGTGCTCGTCGACCGTCGCGCGCAGCGCGTCCTCGTCGAGCCCTTCGACGGACACCCGCTGGATCAGGTCCGCCGCGCCGACCGCGCCGCGCTCCGCCGCCGCCAGACCCCAGACGACTCCGCCGATGCGGGTCAGCCGCAGCCGCAGCGCGTCGTGGTGGTCCAGCACGGCCTGCAGCGCCGCGGCGAGCCGCTCGGCGCCCAGCTCCGCCGGCACCTTCAGGAGCGCGGCCTGGCTGAACCCGTCCACCGGGCCGTTGAGTTCGCGCAGCCAGTGCACGGCGGGGGTCAGCGGCACCGCACCGATGCCCTCGTCCGAAACCACCGTCGCCGTGCCGTCCGGGGTGCCTGCCGTGTCATCGGCCATAGCAGCCAGCGCCTCCACCGTCTTGTGCTCGAATACGTCCCGTGGTGTCAGGGTCAGTCCGGCCTTGCGGGCCCTGGACACCAGCTGGATGGAGACGATGCTGTCCCCGCCCAGTTCGAAGAAGCTCTCGTCCACTCCGACCGAAGCCACTCCGAGCACCTCCGCGAAGAGGGTGCTGAGCAGTTCCTCCACCGCCGTGCCGGCCGCCTTGGCCGCCACCGCGGTCCCCTGCTGGGGCGCGGGCAGCGCCTTGCGGTCGAGCTTCCCGTTCGCCGTCAGCGGCAGCGCGTCGAGCGAGACGAACGCCGAGGGCACCATGTACTCGGGAAGCTCCCGCTCCACGTGTGCCCGCAGCTCCGCGTGGTCGGCCGTGCCGCCCGCGGGCACCACGTAGGCGACCAGCCGGGTGCGGCCCGGCTGGTCCTCCCGGTCGATGACCGCGACGTGCCCGGTCTGGGGGTGGTCGGCCAGGACCGCTTCGATCTCGCCGAGTTCGATGCGGTGGCCGCGGATCTTCACCTGGTCGTCGATGCGGCCGAGGAACTCCATCAGCCCGTCGGCGCGCCAGCGCGCCACGTCGCCCGTGCGGTACATACGTCCGCCCGCCGGGTCGAACGGGTCGGCGACGAACCGCCCCGCGGTCAGCCCCGGCCTGCCCAGATAGCCGCGCGCCAACTGGCTGCCCGCTATGTAGAGTTCGCCGTTCACTCCGGCCGGTACGGGGCGCAGGCCCTGGTCCAGGATGTAGACGCGGGTGTTCCACACCGGGCGTCCGATCGCGACCGGGCCCGGGTCGACGGAGTCCTCGGGCAGCACCCGGTACTCGATGCAGCCCACGGTCGTCTCCGTGGGGCCGTACTCGTTGATCACGGCGGCGCCCGGTCGTGCGGCCCGCCACTCGTCCATGACGTCGCCGCGCAGCTGCTCGCCGCCCACCACGATCTCGCCACTGGGCGAGAAGCGCTCGGGGAGCGCGGCGAGCAGTGCCAGGTGGCTGGGCGTCACCTTGAGGAAGGTGCACGGTCCGGCCTCGGCCGGGGCCGGGGCGTCGTCCTCCAGCGCGGTCACGTGCACCCGGCCCCCGACGGTCAGCGGGCCGAAGAGCGCGGTGACGGTCAGGTCGAAGGAGACGGGGGAGTGCAGCAGCGCCGTGCCGCTCAGGCTCCGGTAGGTGTCCCTGGCCCACTGGATGTACGCGCTGAGGGCGCGGTGCTCGGTGACGACGCCCTTGGGGCGGCCCGTCGAGCCCGATGTGTAGATGACGTAGGCCGGGTGGAGCGTGGACAGCGGGCGGACCCGGTCCGCGTCCGTCAGATCGCCGGCCGCGTATCCGGCGAGCGCGTCCCTGGTGCCCGCCCCGTCGAGGGCGAGCCGGGGCGTGGTGTCCGTGCCGGGCAGGCAGGACCCGGCCACCGAGTCGGTGATCACCAGGGTGGGGGCCGCGTCGGTGAGCAGATAGGAGATGCGGTCGGCCGGGTAGTCGGTCTCGACCGGCAGGTAGCCGGCGCCGGACTTCAGTACGGCCAGTACGCAGACCACCAGGTCCGCCGAGCGGGGCAGGGCGAGCGCGACGAGCTGTCCGGGCGCGACGCCCCGGCCGACCAGGAGCCTGGCCAGCCTGTTGGCGCGGGCGTTCAGTTCGGCGTAGCTCAGCCGGACGGCGCCGTCGACCAGTGCCGTGGCGTCGGGGGTCCGCGCCACCTGCGCTTCGATCAGCTCGGTGACGGTCGTGTCGGACACGCTGTGCGCGGTGTCGTTCCACTCGGTGACCACCTGGTGCCGTTCGGCGGGCTCCAGGACGTCGAGCCGTGCGACGGTGCGCGCCGGGTCGGCCTCCACGGCCTCGAGCAGCCGCCGCAGCCGCAGGGCGATCCGCTCGATCTCATCGGGCCCGAACACATCGGCGCGGTAGCCGAGGCGCAGACGGAGCTCGGCCCCGGGTATCGCGGTGAGCGTCAGCGGGTAGTGGGTGGCGTCGCGTCCGTCCACGCCGGTGACGCGCAGGTCGCCCGAGGGCGAGCGGAGGCTGTCGTAGCCCTCGGGGTAGTTCTCGAACACCGCGAGGGTGTCGAAGAGTTCGTCGGCTCCGGTGAGCCGCCGGATGTCGGCGAGGCCCAGGTGGTGGTGGCCCAGCAGACGTGACTGCTCGTCCTGGATCCGGGTGAGCAGCTCCCGTACCGTCTCCTCCTCGCGCAGCCGTACCCGTACCGGAAGCGTGTTGATGAACAGGCCGAGGGTGGTCTCGATGCCGGGGAGGTCGTCGGGGCGGCCCGACACGGTGGTGCCGAAGACCACGTCGTCGCGTCCGGTCAGCCGGGCGAGCAGCACCGCCCAGGCGCCCTGCACCAGGGTGTTGAGCGTCAGGCCGAGGCTCCGGGCGCGCCGGGTCAGCGCGGCGGTGAACTCCTCGGACAGCGCGGTCATCAGGAGTTCCGGGGGCACCGGGGCGTGTGCCTCGGGCGCGGGCACCAGCAGGGTGGGCTCCTCGACGCCTTCGAGCGCGGTCCGCCAGGCCTCCTCGGCCGCGGCCCGGTCCCGGCCCGCGAGCCAGGCCAGGTAGTCGCGGTAGGGCGTGACGCGGTGCAGGCCGTCGGTCGCGCCGTCCTGGTCGTACAGCGCCAGCAGCTCCTGCACGAGTGCGGGCATCGACCAGCCGTCGAGGATGATGTGGTGGTTGGTGAGCATCAGCAGGTGTGTGTCGCCGTCGAGTCCGGCGACCGTCAAGCGCAGCAGCGGCGCGGCGGTGAGGTCGAACCTGACGGCGCGGTCCTCCTCGGCGAGCCGGGTGACGGCCGCCGCGCGCTCGGCCGGGGCCAGGTCCGTCAGGTCGTGCTCCCGCCAGGGCAGCACGGCCTCGCCGAGCACGACCTGCACCGGCCGGTCGGTGCCCGCGTGGCGGAACACGGCCCGCAGGCTCTCGTGGCGTGCGAGCAGCGCTTCCGCGGCCCTGCGCAGCCGGGCCCGGTCCAGCGCGCCGGACAGCTCGAAGAAGAACTGGACCTGGTAGACGTCCGGCGCCCGGTCGTCGTAGACCGAGTGGAAGAGCAGCCCCTCCTGGAGCGGGGCGAGCGGCAGTACGTCGGTGAGGCCGGGGTGGGCGGCCTCCAGCTCGTCGACCTCGGACTGGTCCAGCGTGACGTGCGGGAAGTCCGACGGGGTACGGCCTCCGGCTCCCGGCAGGTCCGCGTGTGCCACCAGCGTCTCCAGGGCGCGGAACCAGCCGTCGGCCAGCTCCCGCACGTCCGTCTCCGTCAGCAGCTCCCGCGCCCATGACCAGTGGGCGAGCAGCCGGGGGCCGTCGGGGCGGTCCTCGGTCAGCGCGTTGACCTCGATGGTGTGGGCCAGGGGCAGCGCGTCGTCGCTGCCGCCGCCGAGTGCGCCCGCCTCCGCCGCGGGGGTCCAGTCACGGCCTTCTCCCGCACCGGCCGCGGTGAACCGGCCCAGGTAGTTGAACCCGATCTGCGGGCGGCCGAAGCCGGCGAGCTCCGGTCCCGTGCGCGGGTCGAGGTAGCGCAGCCTGCCGTAGCCCAGGCCCTTGCCGGGTACGGAGGCCAGCTGCTCCTTGACGCGCTTGAGGGCGGTGCCGATGGCCGGGTCGTCGGCCGGGACGGTGCCGGGACCGACCGGGCCCGGGTCGAGGCGTACGGGGAACAGGCTGGTGAACCAGCCCACCGTGCGGGACAGGTCCATGCCCGCCACGAAGGGATCGCGGCCGTGGCCCTCCAGGTCGACCAGGAGTTCCGGGGAGTCGCCCAGGCCGCGCTCGCGCCGCCATGCGGCGACGGCCAGGGAGAGGCCCGTCAGCAGGACGTCGTTGACGCCGGCGTGGAAGGCGGCGGGGACCCGGGTCAGCAGGGCCTCGGTGCGGTCGGCGGGGAGTTCGAGCGTCAGCGTCCCACCCGTGCCCGCCGTGTCGCGCGCGGCGTCCAGGGGGCGGTCGGTGAGCAGCGGGTCCCGGGTCGCCAGGATCTCGCGCCACAGGGGCAGTTCGGCGTGGAGCGCGGGGTCGCCCGACTGCTCCGCCAGCTGCTGCGACCAGCGGCGCAGCGAGGTGCCGACGGGCTGGAGCGTGGGCTCGGCGCCTTCGGAGGCCGCGCGCCAGGCCTGTTCGAGATCGGGCAGCAGGATGCGCCAGGAGACGCCGTCGACGACGAGGTGGTGCAGCATCAGCAGCAGTCGGCCGGGCGTGTCCGGTCCCGCGTCGAACCAGACCGCGCGGAGCATGGTCCCGGCCTCGGGGTCGAGTCCGGCCCGGGCCGTCCCGGTCTGCTCGGCGATCAGCCCGGACCGCTGGTGGTCCGTGAGCCCGGCGGTGGGTACGCGGAGTACGAGGCCCTCGGCGCGCACCTGCCCCCGGGGGGCGACCGTCAGCCGCCAGCCGGCGTCGTGCTCGGCCCTGGCCAGGCTCGTACGCAGCGCGTCGTGGTGGTCGAGCACCGTCTGCAGGGCGTCGGTGAGCGTCGCGGTGGTGAGTTCCGCGGGGACCTGGAGCAGCGTCGACTGGCTGAATCCGGCTATGGGGCCGCCGCGTTCGCGCAGCCAGTGCACGATCGGCGCGGGCGTGAACTCGCCGATGCCGTCCTCGGCACGCTCCGCCCGCGGGGCCAGGTCGTCGGCGGGGACGGCGACGGCCGCGAGCGCCTCGACGGTCTTGAGGCGGAAGATGTCGCGCGGGGTCAGGACGAGTCCGAACTTCCGTGCCGCGCCGACCAGTTGGATGGAGATGATGCTGTCGCCGCCGAGGTCGAAGAAGTTCGCGTCGGCCGCGACGCTCTCCAGCCCCAGCACCTCCGCGAACAACCCACACAGAATCTCTTCCTGCGGACTGCGCGGAGCCCGACCCCCCACCACCCGATCCACCTCGGGAACCGGCAACGCCCGACGATCCAGCTTCCCGTTCGCCGTCAAAGGCAACCCGTCCAACACCACGAACGCCGCCGGAACCATGTAATCCGGCAACACCCCCGCCACATCACCCCGCAACACACCCACATCGACCGAACCACCCGACACCGGCACCACATACGCCACCAGACGCCGATCCCCCGGCCGATCCTCACGCACCACCACAGCCGCCCGACCCACCGACGACTGCCCCTCCAACACCGCCTCCACCTCACCAAGCTCAATCCGGAAACCCCGGACCTTCACCTGATCATCAGAACGCCCCACATACTCCAACGACCCATCAGCCAACCGCCGCGCCACATCCCCCGTCCGATACATCCGCGAACCAGGAACACCGAACGGATCAGCCACAAACCGCTCAGCCGACAGACCAGGCCGCTTCAAATACCCCCGCGCCAACCCAGCACCCGACACATACAACTCACCCGCAACACCCACCAACGCAGGCCGCAACGACGAATCCAGAACATAAACCCCAAGATCCGGAATCGCCTCACCAATCAAACTCCCCGCACCCGACCCCGCACCCACCCCATCCAACGCCACATACGTCACATGCACCGTCGTCTCAGTAATCCCATACATATTCACCAACACCGGCGCCACATCCCCATGACGCCCGAACCACCCCCCAAGACGCCGCACATCCAACGCCTCACCACCGAACACCACCCGACGCAACACCAACCCGGCCCCCACACCAGGAGACTCAACATCAGCCTGCATCAACTGATAAAACGCCGACGGCGTCTGATTCAGCACCGTCACCCGCTCACGAACCAACAACTGCAGAAAATCACCAGGCGAACGACTCACCTCATGACCCACCACAACCAACCGCCCGCCCGACAACAACGGACCCCACAACTCCCACACCGAAAAATCAAACGCATACGAATGAAACAACGTCCACACATCATCCGGACCAAACCCGAACCACGGACCCGTCGCCTCAAACAAACGCACCACATTCCGATGCGGCACCACCACACCCTTCGGCCGCCCCGTCGAACCCGACGTATAAATCACATACGCCGGCGAATCCCCCCACACCCGAGGCAACACCACACCAGCACCAGCACCAGCACCAGCACCAGCCGGAAGATCATCAACAAACACCACCCCCGGCACCACACCCCGCACCTCAGCACCCAACCCCGCCCACACACCCGACGACGTCACCACCAACGACGGACCCGCATCCCCCACCACGAACGCCAAACGCTCCGACGGATACGCCGGATCCAACGGCACATACGCCGCACCCGACTTCACCACCGCCAACAACGCCACCACCAGATCGACAGACCGCTCCAGCGCCACCCCCACAAAACCCTCAGGACCAGCACCACGACCCACCAACACACCCGCCAGCACCGACGCACGCGCATCCAACTCCGCATACGTCAACCGCTCATCACCACACACCACAGCCACCGCACCCGGCGACCGCACCACCTGCTCAGCGAACAACTCACCCAACGACACCCCACCCCCCACCACCACAGGCAGGGAGGGCAGGGAGTTCACGGACCGGTCGTCGCCGCCCGGCAGCTCGACGGTGCCGAGCGGCAGCTCGGGGTCGGCGGCACCGACACGGCCCAGGAAGTCGACGAACCTGGCGAGGTGCCCGGCCAGCTCCCGCTCGTCGTAGAGGTCGGGGTTGGCGTCGAAGTCGATCTGCAGACCCGCGCCGTCGGCCCGGTCGTAGACGACGATCGACAGGTCGTCGGCAGGACCGATCGACAGGTTGTGGACATCCGCCCGGTGGCCGCCGAAGCTCAGGTCGTAGTCGAACATCATGATGTTGACCTGCGGCCCGACCAGGGGCTGGTCCTCGTCGAGGAGGCCCAGGTCCTTGCGCAGGTCCTCGTACCGGTAGCGCTGGTGCTTGAGTACCGCGCGCATCTCGCCCGCCACGTCCCGCATCAGCTGGGCGACGCCGACGTGCGGGCTCACGGGGAGCCGCAGCGGCAGCACGTTGGAGAGCATGCCGGGCACCGCCCTGCGCGTCCGGCCGAGCCGGGTGGTGACCGGCATCCCGAGCACCGTCTCGGCCCCGCCGCCGATCCGCTGGAGGTACGCGGCGGTGATCGCGGTCATCGCCGCGGGCCAGGGCACACCGGCCGTGCGGGCCGTCTCGCGCAGCCGCTCCGTGTGCTCGGGCGCGAGCACCTCGCTCCTGCGGACCAGGCCGCGGGCCATGCTCGGCTGCTTGCCCGAGAGGCTCGTCGGCGGCTGGACCCCGGCCAGCCGCCCGGCCCAGAAGCGCCGGTCGTCGGCGAACTGCCCGGACGCCCTGTACGCCTCGTCGTCGGCGACGAGTTCGCGCAGCGGGCCGAAGGGGCTCTCCCCCACGGGGTCGCCCGCGACGAGCGCCGAGTACACGTCGGCCACACGGCGCGCGACCATCGCCACGGTGTAGCCGTCGACGACCACGTGGTGGTAGCGGTAGAACCACAGGAACCGGTCGTCGGCCTCCTGGAAGAGGGCGAACCGGAAGAGCGGGTCGCTCATCGGGTCCACGGGAGCGGCCAGGTCGGCCCGCATCCACGCCTCGGCCGCCGCCCTCGGGTCCCGCTCACCGCGCAGGTCCGCGATGTGCGGCGCCCACGCGTCCTGCCGCACCGACTGCCAGAGCCGGCCGTCCTCCTCCGACAGCACGACCCGCAGCGCCTCCGCCTCGGTCACCGTCCGACGGAGGGCCGATTCGAAGAGCGCGAGGTCGACCGCACCGTGAATCTCCAGATACTCGCCCGCGCTGTAGACCGGGTTCTCGGGGTCCAGCTTCTGGGCGAACCAGATCCCGGACTGAGCGGCCGTCAAGGCAAGTCGATCTTCCTTGTGTTCAAGCACGGTGATATTCCTCAATCGAATCGGGAGATCTGGCGCGAGAAACGGAGCGCAATACGGGATACACAGCGCGGAGCGCGCGATGCGGCGCGCGAAGGCATGAGGGAATGGACGAGCAGCGGCAGGCGTCCCAGTCTTTTCTACAGGGGCGCGCAAACGGCGAACAAGCAACTCTGCAGCAAGCTGCCAGAATGTGAAGCGGGACACCACGCCGTCTGGGGAAACGGCATGGGTCCCGTGTTTCAGGAGACCTTCGAGAGGTCTGAGGGACGGCCCTCAGCCCATGGCCTCCACCAGGCTCTTCGGGCGCATGTCGGTCCAGTTCGCCTCGATGTATTCGAGACAGGCCTTGCGGCTCTCCACACCGAATGCCGACGTCCACCCGGCCGGAATCTCGGCGAATGCGGGCCAGAGGGAGTGCTGCAGCTCGTCGTTGACCAGGACGTGGTAGGTGCCGTCCTCGTCCTCGAATGGGTTGCTCATGGCTGAACCTTCCGTACGGAATGGAATGACGGGCAGTCAGAGGAACCGGCCGGACGGTGACGGAGCCGTCGATCCGCAGGACGGCACCCGTGACGCGGTCGGCCCGGTCCGGGAGCGGAAGCGCGGCGAGGTCCGCGACCTCGCCGGACGGCGATCGAGCCGGCCCGCTGCTTCGTCATCGGGAAGACCACCGATCGGCACAGGTCGCGGACGCCGTCAAGACGGACGTCCAGTACCTGGTGCCACTCCACCCGCACTGCGCGGGCGGCCGGCTGCCGTGGGGCCACGACGCTCGCGGTCAAACGACTCACGCCCCTCCCTGTGGATCGGTGCTGGGCGGCACTCTCCGCACGCACCAACGGAATCCTCCAACGGCCGCGCGCTCGGTGCGAGCGCAGATGAAACATTTGAAAGCAGCCTGTACGGGGGAACCCTCGCGGGCAGGGAGACCGGCGTGACGTCCCGGTCGAGCCGCCGGCCGGACTCGGCGCCCGCGCCCCGAGTGCGCCGCCCGCCCGCCCCGCTCGGCGTCGCCGGCCGGGCGCGGCGGGAGGACGGGCCGGTCGCGCGGTGCCCTCCCGCCAGGACGTTCCGGAACCCCCTTTCACCTTGGTGCCGAGGAACTGCCGTCGTATTCACGTGACACTTCCGCCGAAGGGAAAGAGAACTCCCCATGTCCGACCCATTCGAGGGCGGTCATGGGGAGTTCTCTTTCGCCGGTGCGACAGCCCTCCGACTCCCGCGCGCACCGAAAGGGCCGCAATGCGGGAGGGCAGTATCGCTGGAGGACCGTGTCGTTCTCCGAGGCTGCGCCGACCGCCGTGAATTGATCGTTCACCTCTCCCGCGCGTGCCTGAGGGCTGTCCCGCCCGGAATTGCGGGACAGCCCTTACGCCACGGGCCCCGGTCTATCGCGCATGGTGAAGTCCACGCGCCGTACGCCGCGTACGCGCCGGTCAGAGGAGGACCTGGTCCGTTCCCTGCTCCAGCTTCGTGATCGCGGCCCGGCAGGCGCCGACGAAGCGGTCGAAGACCGGGGTGGTGCTGCCGGCCCGGCCCGCGCGGGTGTTGTTGGTGAACATGGCGGCGCGCAGCTCCGTGGTGAGCTCCAGCTGCCCGCCCTTGTCGAGCATGGTGCGGTTGACCGGGTTGGTGGGGTTGACCCCGGCCAGGTCGGGCACCTCGTTGCCGTCGCGCCAGGCGATGCCGACCGCGTCGAACTCGGCCTTGAGCAGCGTCTTGAAGCGGGTGTTCAGCCCTCCGACGACCACGGCCTGCGGGGCGGTGCCCGCCTGCGCGGCCGTGCAGCCGTGCAGGCTCAGGACGTTGAGGCTGCTCGCCGCCATGGAGAGGGCGATGTGGTCGTCGCAGTTCTTGGAGGTGACGTGCAGATCCCTGTTGCCGGAGGTGCGCAGCCCCTCGAACATCCAGTAGTCGAAGACCCCGTGGCCGTCCGTCAGCGGGGCGAGCGTGGCCGGGTGGTAGCCGGCTATGGCGAGGCAGAGCTCGGAAGTGCCCATCTCGATGCCGCCGCCGTGCAGCGCCATGACGGTGGTCCGGTTGTACGGGAATCTCTGCGGGAGCGAGTGGTCTGCGTACTCGTGTCTGCGGTAGCGGCGGGCGAACTCGACGCCCTCCTGGCCCGCGAGCTTCTTGTAGAGGTCGGTGTTGGAGGTGTAGATGTCCAGGTCACCGGTGGCGTGGGCGTCGGTCGCGGTGAGCGAGCCCAGCAGCGGGCCACTGACGGCTGCGGTGGCGAGGGCGGTGAGGACCGTACGACGGCTGGTGGAAGTCATGATCGATATCGTCGCCGACCCGGGCCCTGCCGCACAGGGGGTCTCCTGTGCCGTAGGTCACGGCCCGGTGTTCCCGGCGCGCTCCAGGAAGGGCTCCAGCAGGCCCGGCACCGCCTCGGCGGCGAAGGCGAGTCCCTCGGCCACGTCGGCGTCGTACACCGTGTAGGCGCCTCCGCCGGCGGCGGTGGTGGCCGTGATGCTCACCAGTCCGGCCCGCCGCTGGAACACCGACTGCCTGACCGTCCAGCCGATCACCCCGGCCCGCTCCAGGGCGGCGGTGGAGCGGCGGACCGAGCCGGAGCGGGTGACCAGGTAGCGCCCGGAGAGCGCGTGCCCGAGCCCCCGGTACGCGTCCAGGGCGAGCGCCACCGCCACGGGTGCGAGAACCACCGTGCAGCCGAGCGCGATCCACAGCAGGACGGGCGTGAGCAGCGCCCCGAGGACGGTCAGGATCAGGACCGGGCCTAGGAGCGCGGCGAGCGACCAGCGCAGTCTGCGCCCCCGGGCGGCGCGCGGGTGGCGCACGAGCGCGGCACCGGTCGGGGCGGCCGTCTCGCGCAGTACGTCGGCGGCGACGGCGTCGGCCCGGGTCCGGGGCACGGCCGGGAGCAGGGTGTTGTGGTCGGCGCTTTTGGCCTCGTTGTCCTTGGCGAGGCCGGTGGTGATGGCGTCCAGCCGGGCCGCGCCGAGCAGCCGTACGCCCAGCGGCTCGACCAGGTCGACGCCGCGCAGCCGGGCCTCCTCGACGGAGATGGACCGGGAGGTGAACAGTCCGCGCCGGACCCGGAGGGTGCCGCCCGGCTCGCGCTCCAGGCGGTAGTTCCACCACATCTCGACCCAGAGGCCGAGCGCCCCGACGACACCCGCGACCAGGGCGGCCAGGACCAGGACGGTGATCGTCCAGAGCAGCGGGGTGTCCCGGAGGCGGTCGCCGATCCACTCGATGACCTCACCCTGGGCCCCGACCCAGTCGCTGACCTGGAGCACGGCCCCGGCAGCGGCTCCCCCGAGCATGGGAGCGACGAAGGAGACCGGGGCGTAGCGGATCCAGCGGGGGTCCAGGACGGCCAGTTCCCCTTCGCGGTGGCCCCCGTCGGCCGGTGCGGTGGCGGCACGCTCCAGGAGGACGCGGCGCAGCCGTTCGCCCTCGGCACGGGCGACCGGGTCCAGTTCGAGCGTGGACTCGGAGCCCTGTTCTCCGGTGCCGATCCGGACGGTGACCAGGCCGAGGAGGCGAAGCATCAGGTTGGCGGTGAGGTCGACGGTGCGGATGCGTGTCCGGGCCAGCGAGCGGCGCTTCACGAGGAGGAGGCCGGTGTGGAGGTCCACGCGCTCCTCGCCGATCCGGTAGCGGGTGCGGTGCCAGCGGACCCGGTCGGCGCCCGCGGCGGTCCCGACGATCAGGACCGCGCCGGCGAGCACCTGGAGCCCGGCGGCCGGGAGGCTGAACCATCGGGTGAGTCCGAGCGTGACGGGGATGGCCGCGCCCGCGACGACCCCGGCGACGACGAGGGCGGTGACCAGGACCGTACGGGGGTCGAGGCGGCGCCAGTCGCCTTCCGGGGCGGCGGTGCTCATGTGGCGTCGCCGGGGGTGTCGCGGGTGATGCGGGTGAGCCGCCCGGCCAGGTCGGCGGCGACCTCGTGGTCCAGGCCCGCGATCCGTACCGCTCCCTTGGAGGAGGCGGTGGTCACCGTGACCGTGGCGAGGCGGAAGAGCTGCTCCAGCGGGCCCCGTACGGTGTCCACGGTCTGGATCCGGGACATCGGGGCGATCCGCCACTCCTGCCAGAAGAACCCGGTGCGGACGTACACCGCGTCCGTGGTGATCTCCCAGCGGTGCGTACGGAACCACCACAGGGGGAAGAGGACGGCGGCCGCCGTGCCCGCCGCGGCGAGGACCGCGGCGGGCAGCAGCAGCCAGAAGCGGGCGGGGCCGATCAGCGCGCCCAGGACCGCGAGCGGCACGACGGGCACGGCGGTCAGCAGCAGCCACTGGGCCCGCCACCAGCCGACGGCCCGCTCGTTCACCGTGTCGCGTGGCGGCCGCAGCACTGCCGTCGCCCCCTCCCCCTGTGGCACCGGTTCAGCGCCCGCGCAGCGTGCGGTAGGCGTCGACCAGGGCGGCGGTGGAGCTGTCCAGCTGCCCGGCGTCCGCTCCCCCGCTCTCCGTCAGGAGCGGTTCGATCTTCTTGGCGAGGACCTTGCCGAGCTCGACGCCCCACTGGTCGAAGGAGTCGATGTTCCAGATGGCGCCCTGGACGAAGACCTTGTGCTCGTACAG is a window from the Streptomyces sp. MMBL 11-1 genome containing:
- a CDS encoding PH domain-containing protein, with the protein product MSTAAPEGDWRRLDPRTVLVTALVVAGVVAGAAIPVTLGLTRWFSLPAAGLQVLAGAVLIVGTAAGADRVRWHRTRYRIGEERVDLHTGLLLVKRRSLARTRIRTVDLTANLMLRLLGLVTVRIGTGEQGSESTLELDPVARAEGERLRRVLLERAATAPADGGHREGELAVLDPRWIRYAPVSFVAPMLGGAAAGAVLQVSDWVGAQGEVIEWIGDRLRDTPLLWTITVLVLAALVAGVVGALGLWVEMWWNYRLEREPGGTLRVRRGLFTSRSISVEEARLRGVDLVEPLGVRLLGAARLDAITTGLAKDNEAKSADHNTLLPAVPRTRADAVAADVLRETAAPTGAALVRHPRAARGRRLRWSLAALLGPVLILTVLGALLTPVLLWIALGCTVVLAPVAVALALDAYRGLGHALSGRYLVTRSGSVRRSTAALERAGVIGWTVRQSVFQRRAGLVSITATTAAGGGAYTVYDADVAEGLAFAAEAVPGLLEPFLERAGNTGP
- a CDS encoding poly-gamma-glutamate hydrolase family protein, whose protein sequence is MTSTSRRTVLTALATAAVSGPLLGSLTATDAHATGDLDIYTSNTDLYKKLAGQEGVEFARRYRRHEYADHSLPQRFPYNRTTVMALHGGGIEMGTSELCLAIAGYHPATLAPLTDGHGVFDYWMFEGLRTSGNRDLHVTSKNCDDHIALSMAASSLNVLSLHGCTAAQAGTAPQAVVVGGLNTRFKTLLKAEFDAVGIAWRDGNEVPDLAGVNPTNPVNRTMLDKGGQLELTTELRAAMFTNNTRAGRAGSTTPVFDRFVGACRAAITKLEQGTDQVLL
- a CDS encoding MbtH family protein produces the protein MSNPFEDEDGTYHVLVNDELQHSLWPAFAEIPAGWTSAFGVESRKACLEYIEANWTDMRPKSLVEAMG
- a CDS encoding PH domain-containing protein; the protein is MPQGEGATAVLRPPRDTVNERAVGWWRAQWLLLTAVPVVPLAVLGALIGPARFWLLLPAAVLAAAGTAAAVLFPLWWFRTHRWEITTDAVYVRTGFFWQEWRIAPMSRIQTVDTVRGPLEQLFRLATVTVTTASSKGAVRIAGLDHEVAADLAGRLTRITRDTPGDAT